From the Clostridium putrefaciens genome, one window contains:
- a CDS encoding oleate hydratase: MKLKTYDDRLTLTNGNYHSLVNARKPKGIEDKKAYLVGTGIGALAAGCFLIRDAHMEGSKITFLEQLDIPGGSLDGEVRQNMGYVARGGREMGHHFEVLWDLFSSLPSTEDPSMSVLDHFYYTNYDDPNSSNCRITEKQGVRYDDGKFNLGQDLAKELAAFVAMSDHELENKGIEEIFSEDLLNSDFWTYWRTMFAFENWHSALEMKLYMNRFIHHVGGLPDLSALQFSRHDQYTSFVKPMIKYLEDNNAKFQYGVTVNNVEFSISDDKKVAKRIDATDKNGKDVSIELTEKDLVFITNGSMTEGSGYGSDNSPAPFNKEAKGCWNLWKNIAAQSNEFGNPDKFCGDTEKSSWESCTITSHDERVPKYIEKITKRSPYGGRTVTGGIITAIDSSWLMSWTVNRQEQYYGQPEKDVVFWVYGLFTDVPGDYIKKPLRDCTGKEITKEWLYHIGVPTSEIEELAESCTAIPVMMPYITSQFMPREAGDRPFVVPKNGVNFAFLGQFAETLDKPGRDTVFTIEYSGRTAMEAVYVLTGVEKGVPEVYGSRYDIRYLLNAGVSLLDGEKPKLDLPMLTRRKIAKQIAGTEIEDLLKEYGVL; encoded by the coding sequence ATGAAATTAAAAACTTATGATGATAGACTTACACTTACAAACGGAAATTACCACTCTTTAGTTAACGCAAGAAAACCTAAAGGAATCGAGGATAAAAAGGCTTACTTAGTTGGTACAGGCATTGGTGCTTTAGCTGCTGGTTGCTTTTTAATTCGTGATGCTCACATGGAGGGAAGTAAAATTACTTTCTTAGAACAGTTAGATATTCCAGGTGGGTCACTAGATGGTGAAGTTCGTCAAAACATGGGTTATGTAGCCCGTGGTGGACGTGAAATGGGCCATCATTTCGAGGTTTTATGGGATTTATTTAGTTCATTACCCTCTACAGAAGATCCTAGCATGAGTGTTTTAGATCATTTTTATTATACAAACTATGATGATCCAAACTCTAGCAACTGCCGTATTACTGAAAAGCAAGGTGTTCGCTATGACGATGGAAAGTTTAATTTAGGTCAAGATCTAGCAAAAGAATTAGCTGCATTTGTAGCAATGTCAGATCACGAACTTGAAAATAAAGGTATCGAGGAAATTTTTTCTGAAGACCTTTTAAATAGTGATTTTTGGACATATTGGAGAACAATGTTTGCTTTTGAAAACTGGCATAGTGCTTTAGAGATGAAATTATATATGAATCGTTTCATTCATCACGTTGGAGGCTTACCTGATCTTTCAGCTTTACAATTTTCAAGACATGATCAGTACACTTCTTTCGTAAAACCTATGATTAAATATTTGGAAGACAATAATGCTAAATTCCAATATGGAGTCACTGTAAATAACGTTGAATTCTCAATTTCAGATGATAAAAAGGTTGCAAAAAGAATAGATGCAACAGATAAAAATGGTAAAGATGTTTCTATTGAATTAACAGAAAAGGACTTAGTATTTATAACTAATGGTTCTATGACTGAAGGTTCTGGATATGGAAGCGACAATTCCCCTGCTCCATTTAACAAAGAAGCAAAAGGATGTTGGAATCTATGGAAGAATATAGCCGCTCAATCTAATGAATTTGGAAATCCAGATAAGTTTTGTGGAGATACCGAAAAATCTAGTTGGGAGTCTTGTACAATAACTTCTCATGATGAACGTGTTCCTAAATATATTGAAAAGATCACAAAACGTTCTCCATATGGTGGACGCACTGTAACAGGCGGAATAATCACAGCTATTGACTCTTCATGGTTGATGAGCTGGACTGTAAACCGCCAAGAACAATATTATGGACAACCTGAAAAAGACGTTGTTTTCTGGGTATATGGTTTATTTACTGATGTTCCTGGAGACTACATTAAAAAGCCTTTAAGAGATTGTACTGGTAAGGAAATTACAAAAGAATGGTTATATCATATAGGAGTTCCTACATCAGAAATTGAAGAATTAGCAGAAAGTTGTACTGCAATTCCTGTTATGATGCCATATATAACATCTCAATTTATGCCTCGTGAGGCTGGTGACCGTCCATTCGTTGTACCAAAGAATGGAGTAAACTTTGCCTTCCTTGGACAATTTGCTGAAACATTAGACAAGCCAGGCCGTGATACTGTATTTACTATAGAATATTCAGGACGTACAGCAATGGAAGCAGTATATGTATTAACTGGAGTTGAAAAAGGTGTTCCTGAAGTATATGGTTCTAGATATGATATCAGATATTTATTAAATGCAGGTGTAAGTTTACTAGATGGTGAAAAACCAAAACTTGACTTACCAATGCTAACTAGACGTAAAATTGCAAAACAAATAGCAGGAACAGAAATTGAAGATTTATTAAAAGAATATGGAGTTCTATAA
- the istA gene encoding IS21 family transposase — MRKDVLNYLELIKDEIGLLNKSELARRLNCDPRTIERYINDTNTESRKPREIKSKIDDFKEKIIDKVDTLGSNSMSIFKYIQEKGYDGGYHTVNNFIKNYKNEQIKRVTMRFDKSLGLQAKVDCNETLTMINSEGETFNINIFLILLGYSRLRYIKLTTDKTQKTLLQCLIESFKYFEGVPKEIIIDNIPSVIDRHKTTFENVTIHKNFENFSKNAGFEVITCNPYRAEIKEKTSTLDKLTKRLNLYNKEFDTFDDLNNIVTKFNDEINNEISEVTYEIPVIRYLKEKGHLNPLPPIDILL; from the coding sequence ATGCGTAAGGATGTATTAAACTATTTAGAATTAATTAAAGATGAGATAGGATTATTAAACAAAAGTGAACTTGCTAGACGACTAAATTGCGATCCACGAACAATAGAAAGATATATTAATGATACCAACACTGAATCAAGAAAGCCAAGGGAAATCAAGAGTAAAATTGATGATTTTAAAGAAAAGATTATTGACAAAGTAGATACTTTGGGTTCAAATTCAATGTCAATATTTAAATATATACAAGAAAAAGGGTATGATGGTGGCTATCATACTGTAAATAACTTTATTAAAAATTATAAAAACGAACAAATAAAAAGGGTAACTATGAGGTTTGATAAGAGTCTTGGCTTACAAGCAAAGGTAGATTGTAATGAAACTTTAACTATGATTAATAGTGAAGGTGAAACATTTAATATTAACATTTTCTTAATACTTTTGGGTTATTCAAGGTTACGCTATATAAAGTTAACCACAGATAAAACTCAAAAAACCTTACTTCAATGCCTTATAGAAAGTTTTAAATATTTTGAGGGTGTGCCTAAGGAAATCATAATTGATAACATTCCGTCAGTTATTGATAGACATAAAACAACCTTTGAAAATGTAACTATTCACAAAAATTTTGAGAACTTTTCAAAAAATGCTGGCTTTGAAGTTATTACATGTAACCCTTACAGGGCTGAGATAAAAGAGAAAACCTCAACCTTAGATAAATTAACTAAAAGGCTAAATCTATATAATAAAGAATTTGATACTTTTGATGATCTTAATAACATTGTGACAAAATTTAATGACGAAATAAATAATGAAATTTCAGAGGTCACATATGAGATACCCGTTATTAGATATTTAAAAGAAAAAGGCCACTTAAACCCACTACCACCAATAGATATACTTTTATAA
- a CDS encoding TetR/AcrR family transcriptional regulator — protein MQYLKDHVRNSIREEALKEFNKKGYKGASVRNIAKNSNTSVGNIYKYFDSKEALYENLIEPVYDKVMDYINQFEKVELNDKAEDVFYQLMEKIMEIFNYNSMELSILLNKSQGSRYEHCKGTFVSFITRIVTENVSYQLSTKGKKLKDNFLIYIISNSLVESISIILEEIQDGSKARKLILNIIEIFYNDILDKVDSEDIN, from the coding sequence ATGCAATATTTAAAGGATCATGTTAGAAATAGTATAAGGGAAGAAGCTTTAAAGGAATTTAATAAAAAGGGTTACAAAGGTGCTTCTGTAAGGAATATAGCCAAAAACTCTAATACATCGGTTGGTAATATATATAAGTATTTTGACAGTAAAGAAGCTTTGTATGAAAACCTCATAGAGCCGGTTTATGATAAGGTTATGGATTACATAAATCAATTTGAAAAAGTTGAACTTAATGATAAGGCGGAAGATGTCTTTTATCAGCTTATGGAAAAGATTATGGAGATATTTAATTATAATAGTATGGAACTTTCTATTCTTCTTAATAAAAGCCAAGGTTCGAGGTATGAACATTGTAAGGGGACTTTTGTAAGTTTTATAACTAGAATAGTTACAGAAAATGTGTCTTATCAGTTATCTACTAAAGGAAAGAAGCTTAAGGATAATTTTCTTATTTATATAATTTCAAATAGTTTAGTTGAGAGTATTTCTATAATATTAGAAGAAATACAAGATGGATCAAAGGCGCGAAAGTTAATACTTAATATAATAGAAATCTTTTATAATGATATTTTAGACAAAGTAGATAGTGAAGATATAAATTAA